A stretch of Bradyrhizobium sp. AZCC 2262 DNA encodes these proteins:
- a CDS encoding molybdopterin-containing oxidoreductase family protein, which yields MTKKIYTSCTLDCPDGCGIIAHVDNGRVVKLEGHPDHEFTKGYLCAKTYRFPKRLYSPERQLHPLKRANGSIDSPWVRIGWDEALDLVADRIRRFKAETGSLSIMHYQRTGSWGVTKKLNHRFWNLLGGVTTPSGSLCSGAARAGQKLDFGIRLGHDPSDIVNSKLVLLWGRNPLATNLHLVPLLKTVSEQGGRVILVDPVKSESATICDRHVQPRVATDASFALALAKIVLEEGLEDKDFIERHTDGFAKFRTLVDSHSLQSLSDRCGLSIEDLRELAREYATTKPASIQLGWGLNKYKSSAEIFRCVDALAALCGQIGIPGGGVTHGYDTQRLFDKTIEASDRAEFHRAIPEPLLGRGLLEASDPPVRMMFVNGGNPVNQSPNSNLVAKALTQLDFVVVVDSFLTDTTDYAHIFLPTTTFLEEEDALVSWGHNILGGVNPAIDPVGESRSDLCIVQQLADRLGIGEEMAGTPREWLRRVMSPMEAKGVTVDALLDGPIRCPVAPLIPFADKKFPTRSGHFEFISEIEVEQRRDPAFPLTLVTNFSKKWLLSQMTEAEHPKLATVRVGADWAANHGIENGRQMRLRSAVGELVVEVQVDPRVGKEMVIMAVGTWMKRHGGVNILTEDIMTNFGEMAAYGETRVLLEPLEPALAAATRGVDLQMTA from the coding sequence ATGACCAAAAAGATCTACACATCGTGCACACTGGATTGTCCCGACGGGTGCGGAATCATTGCCCATGTCGACAATGGCCGCGTGGTGAAGCTTGAGGGACATCCGGATCACGAATTTACGAAGGGTTACCTCTGCGCCAAGACCTATAGATTTCCGAAGCGGCTCTATAGTCCTGAGCGGCAGCTTCATCCGCTCAAGCGCGCAAACGGATCCATCGACTCGCCGTGGGTACGCATCGGGTGGGATGAAGCGCTGGACCTGGTGGCCGACAGAATCCGCCGCTTCAAGGCGGAAACGGGCTCGCTTTCGATCATGCACTATCAGCGGACCGGATCGTGGGGAGTGACGAAGAAACTCAACCACCGCTTCTGGAATCTATTGGGCGGTGTAACAACGCCAAGCGGCTCACTGTGCAGCGGAGCCGCGCGCGCCGGACAGAAGCTCGACTTTGGCATTCGCTTAGGTCACGATCCTTCAGACATCGTCAACAGCAAGCTTGTCCTTCTCTGGGGACGCAATCCTCTAGCCACGAACCTGCACTTGGTGCCACTACTGAAAACGGTCAGTGAGCAAGGCGGCAGGGTGATCCTTGTCGATCCCGTTAAAAGCGAATCAGCGACGATTTGCGATCGGCACGTCCAGCCGCGCGTCGCAACGGACGCCTCATTTGCGCTTGCTCTGGCCAAAATCGTCCTGGAAGAGGGCCTGGAGGATAAGGACTTCATTGAACGTCACACCGACGGGTTCGCAAAATTCCGAACTCTCGTCGATTCCCATTCGCTCCAATCGCTCAGCGACCGTTGCGGATTGTCGATCGAGGACCTGCGGGAGTTGGCGCGCGAATACGCAACAACGAAGCCGGCGTCCATCCAGCTCGGATGGGGATTGAACAAGTACAAGAGCAGCGCGGAGATCTTCCGCTGCGTCGATGCCCTCGCCGCGCTCTGCGGTCAGATCGGCATTCCCGGCGGCGGCGTGACCCACGGTTATGACACCCAACGTCTTTTCGACAAGACGATAGAAGCATCCGACAGGGCGGAATTTCATCGGGCGATTCCAGAGCCTCTCCTGGGCCGCGGATTGCTGGAAGCCTCCGATCCTCCCGTCCGCATGATGTTCGTGAACGGCGGAAATCCGGTAAACCAATCGCCTAACTCAAATTTGGTCGCCAAGGCGCTCACGCAACTAGATTTTGTTGTCGTCGTCGACAGTTTTCTAACCGATACGACGGACTACGCACATATCTTCCTTCCGACGACGACGTTTCTGGAGGAAGAAGACGCACTCGTCTCGTGGGGCCACAACATTCTCGGCGGTGTAAACCCCGCCATTGATCCCGTCGGAGAATCCAGGTCGGATCTCTGTATTGTGCAGCAGCTCGCCGATCGGTTGGGTATCGGGGAAGAGATGGCCGGCACGCCGCGCGAGTGGTTGAGGCGCGTCATGAGCCCGATGGAGGCAAAGGGTGTGACGGTCGATGCACTTCTGGACGGCCCCATTCGCTGCCCGGTGGCGCCTCTTATACCGTTTGCAGACAAGAAGTTTCCCACGAGGTCGGGGCACTTCGAATTCATCTCCGAGATCGAAGTCGAGCAACGGAGGGATCCGGCGTTTCCCCTCACGCTGGTTACCAATTTTAGCAAGAAATGGTTGCTGTCACAGATGACGGAAGCCGAACATCCCAAGCTTGCCACTGTCCGCGTCGGCGCCGACTGGGCCGCAAACCATGGGATTGAGAACGGCCGGCAGATGCGGCTACGCTCCGCTGTCGGAGAACTCGTGGTCGAGGTACAGGTCGATCCGCGCGTCGGCAAGGAGATGGTGATCATGGCCGTCGGGACATGGATGAAACGCCACGGCGGCGTAAACATTCTGACGGAAGACATCATGACGAATTTCGGAGAGATGGCCGCGTACGGAGAAACACGCGTTCTTCTTGAGCCGCTGGAACCGGCGCTGGCCGCCGCTACTCGCGGCGTTGATTTGCAAATGACCGCATGA